The following coding sequences lie in one Listeria ivanovii subsp. londoniensis genomic window:
- a CDS encoding GTP pyrophosphokinase family protein, giving the protein MNHWEDFLAPYKQAVEELKIKLKGMRSQFELENNHSPIEFVTGRVKPVASILDKANQKNIALDHLVEEMQDIAGLRMMCQFVDDIEVVVRLLRQRNDFRIVEERDYITNKKPSGYRSYHVVIEYPVETIQGEKKILAEIQIRTLAMNFWATIEHSVNYKYQGEFPEAINTRLKRAAEAAFQLDEEMSQIREEVQEAQVYFSQNKDVAKDKKSAHQIMPKKNK; this is encoded by the coding sequence TTGAATCATTGGGAAGACTTTTTAGCCCCATATAAACAAGCTGTTGAAGAACTTAAAATTAAACTTAAAGGGATGCGTTCGCAATTTGAGCTTGAGAATAATCATTCGCCAATTGAATTTGTTACCGGACGAGTGAAGCCTGTTGCGAGCATATTAGACAAAGCAAACCAAAAAAATATTGCACTAGATCATTTAGTAGAAGAAATGCAAGATATTGCTGGACTCCGGATGATGTGTCAATTTGTGGATGATATTGAAGTAGTCGTTCGTCTTTTACGGCAACGGAATGATTTTCGGATTGTCGAAGAGCGCGATTATATTACCAATAAGAAACCTAGTGGATATCGGTCATATCATGTGGTAATTGAATATCCAGTAGAAACGATTCAAGGGGAAAAGAAAATTCTAGCGGAAATCCAAATTAGAACGCTGGCAATGAACTTTTGGGCAACGATTGAACATTCAGTAAACTATAAATACCAAGGTGAATTTCCAGAAGCAATCAACACTAGACTAAAACGCGCTGCGGAAGCGGCTTTTCAACTAGATGAAGAAATGTCTCAAATTAGAGAAGAAGTGCAAGAAGCGCAAGTCTATTTTTCGCAAAATAAAGATGTAGCAAAGGATAAAAAATCCGCACATCAAATAATGCCAAAGAAAAATAAGTAA
- a CDS encoding NAD kinase → MKYMITSKGDEKSDLLRLNMIAGFGEYNMEYDEEEPEIVISIGGDGTFLSAFHQYEERLDEIAFIGIHTGHLGFYADWRPAEAEKLVKLLAKGDYHKVSYPLLKTTVKYGIGKKEAEYLALNESTVKSSGGPFVVDVVMNDIHFERFRGDGLCMSTPSGTTAYNKSLGGALMHPSIEAMQLTEMASINNRVYRTIGSPLIFPKHHIVSLQPVNDKDFQISVDHLSILHRDVQEIRYEVSAKKIHFARFRSFPFWRRVHDSFIED, encoded by the coding sequence ATGAAATATATGATTACTTCCAAAGGGGACGAAAAGTCTGACCTACTTAGATTAAATATGATTGCAGGTTTTGGAGAATATAATATGGAATATGATGAGGAGGAGCCTGAAATTGTTATTTCTATTGGGGGAGATGGAACCTTTTTATCGGCTTTTCATCAGTATGAAGAAAGACTAGATGAAATCGCATTTATCGGAATTCATACGGGGCATCTTGGTTTTTATGCAGATTGGCGTCCGGCAGAAGCGGAAAAGCTAGTTAAACTTCTAGCAAAGGGTGACTATCATAAAGTATCTTATCCACTTCTAAAAACCACGGTAAAGTACGGCATTGGTAAAAAAGAAGCTGAATACTTAGCGCTGAATGAATCAACTGTAAAGAGTTCTGGTGGACCATTTGTCGTTGATGTTGTTATGAACGATATCCATTTTGAACGTTTTCGCGGAGACGGGCTTTGTATGTCGACACCAAGCGGAACAACAGCTTATAATAAGTCATTAGGTGGTGCTTTGATGCATCCGTCTATTGAAGCGATGCAACTTACGGAAATGGCTTCTATTAATAATCGTGTTTACCGCACAATTGGAAGCCCGCTTATTTTTCCAAAGCATCATATTGTTAGTCTGCAGCCAGTAAACGATAAAGATTTCCAGATTTCTGTGGATCATTTAAGTATTTTACATCGGGATGTACAAGAAATTCGTTATGAGGTATCGGCGAAAAAAATTCATTTTGCAAGATTTAGATCATTTCCGTTTTGGCGTCGTGTACATGATTCATTTATTGAAGATTAA
- a CDS encoding RluA family pseudouridine synthase: MFLKWQVEEKESGLLLRTFLRNKHISKQLLTAVKYSDDGKIEVNGTEQNVLYQVEIGDEVCLTFPREQQNERLLAEYTALEIIFEDEFLLIINKPAGMASIPSQYHPSGSVANFVKGHYEKQGLTSAIHIVTRLDRETSGLMLIAKNRFAHARLSTFLQQGLLKRRYQAFTSGVLNNRIGSIEAPIGRKTVSIMERFVTPEGKYAKTNYEVLKRYEAFDHVAIQLETGRTHQIRVHFSYIGHPLIGDDMYGGDTTLLKRQALHSCHLHLIHPLTEEYLTFDLPLPKDMEEIIPKSK; encoded by the coding sequence GTGTTTTTAAAGTGGCAAGTAGAAGAGAAAGAAAGTGGCTTACTTCTTAGGACTTTTCTTAGAAATAAGCATATTTCCAAACAATTATTAACAGCAGTGAAGTATAGCGATGATGGTAAAATCGAAGTAAATGGAACAGAACAAAATGTCCTTTATCAAGTGGAAATAGGAGATGAAGTGTGCCTTACCTTTCCGAGAGAACAACAAAACGAGCGTTTACTAGCAGAATATACAGCGTTAGAAATTATTTTTGAAGATGAGTTTTTGCTAATTATTAATAAGCCTGCTGGGATGGCATCTATTCCATCTCAGTACCATCCGAGCGGTTCGGTTGCAAATTTTGTTAAAGGGCATTATGAGAAACAAGGGTTAACAAGTGCCATTCATATTGTGACGAGGCTTGACAGAGAAACATCAGGTTTGATGTTAATTGCTAAAAATCGCTTTGCTCATGCAAGATTGAGTACTTTTTTGCAACAAGGCTTATTGAAAAGGCGTTATCAAGCATTTACGTCAGGAGTTTTAAATAATCGAATCGGCTCCATTGAAGCGCCAATTGGACGTAAAACAGTGAGCATTATGGAGCGTTTTGTTACACCAGAAGGAAAGTATGCTAAAACGAATTATGAAGTACTCAAGCGCTACGAGGCGTTCGACCATGTGGCGATTCAGCTTGAGACAGGAAGGACACACCAGATTCGGGTTCACTTTTCGTATATTGGTCATCCGCTGATTGGTGATGATATGTATGGTGGTGACACAACATTGTTAAAAAGACAAGCGCTGCATTCTTGTCATTTACATTTAATTCATCCACTGACTGAGGAATACCTGACATTTGATTTACCGTTACCTAAAGATATGGAAGAGATTATTCCGAAATCGAAGTAA
- the fabI gene encoding enoyl-ACP reductase FabI, protein MNLSLEGKTYVVMGVANKRSIAWAIARSLNEAGAKLVFTYADDRAKKSITELVPSLNEVNQEPLILACDVTSEEAITETFEIIKNKAGKLSGLAHCIAFANKDFLTGDYLEVDRKSFLQAHEISAYSFTAVARALKHLEMLTEDASLLTLTYLGGERVVENYNIMGVAKASLDASVRYLAMDLGAIGVRVNAISAGPIRTVSARGVSGFSDSISLVEQRAPLKRATQAEEVGDTAYYLFSNLSRGVTGEVIHVDSGYHIIGF, encoded by the coding sequence ATGAATTTATCATTAGAGGGAAAAACATATGTAGTTATGGGAGTTGCCAATAAACGTAGTATTGCTTGGGCTATAGCTCGCTCATTAAACGAAGCAGGGGCGAAATTAGTATTTACATATGCAGATGATCGTGCGAAAAAAAGTATTACGGAACTTGTACCATCTTTAAATGAAGTAAACCAAGAGCCACTAATTTTAGCTTGTGACGTTACAAGTGAGGAAGCTATCACAGAAACTTTTGAAATAATTAAAAACAAAGCTGGAAAATTAAGTGGTTTAGCGCATTGTATCGCTTTTGCTAACAAAGATTTCTTAACAGGAGATTATTTGGAAGTGGATCGTAAAAGTTTCTTACAAGCGCACGAAATTAGTGCTTATTCGTTTACAGCAGTTGCTCGTGCGTTAAAACATTTAGAAATGCTTACAGAAGATGCAAGCCTATTAACGCTAACTTACTTAGGTGGGGAACGTGTTGTGGAAAATTATAATATCATGGGTGTAGCAAAAGCTTCTCTTGATGCGAGCGTAAGATACTTAGCAATGGATTTAGGTGCGATTGGCGTGCGTGTAAATGCTATTTCTGCTGGACCAATTAGAACGGTTTCCGCTCGTGGTGTTAGCGGCTTCTCTGATTCTATTTCATTAGTAGAACAAAGAGCACCACTAAAAAGAGCAACACAAGCAGAAGAAGTTGGCGACACGGCTTATTACTTGTTTAGCAATTTATCTCGTGGCGTGACGGGTGAAGTGATTCACGTGGATAGTGGTTATCATATTATTGGATTCTAA
- the dltD gene encoding D-alanyl-lipoteichoic acid biosynthesis protein DltD, translating into MKKKLWMTFGPLLVAFAVFLFVLFGPSSLFSYVSPNTVKKSATSMNESVIQGLDIQKEALREGSYLPIFGSSELSRVDPFHPSVVSRKYDQGYTPFLLGRPGTQSLSHFLDVNALGNDLKGKKVAVILSPQWFGPKGVSDPSFGANFSPLHAYKFALEDTKNTPERRYAAKRLLSFQVVQSDSTLKNLLENIVAKGPKKPHDKELTKLAGNIELKILERKDDLESKVIAGSKQERVSKGLKALPEKLDYHQLDQLAKEAGEKGTGPNPFQVKEDYYKKKIQPIEEELKNSRTKLRYDQDSPEYGDLQLLMDAFKKAGADVIFINPPINGKWVDYIGLNEQGLENYYAKTKQQIESQGFRYYSLEDYQNEPFYLEDPIHLSWRGWVKIDQVLADFVHDTVQTNYAPTADKFYKNHQPKTGPKKIQK; encoded by the coding sequence ATGAAAAAAAAGCTGTGGATGACATTTGGGCCGTTATTGGTCGCATTCGCGGTTTTCCTTTTCGTTCTTTTTGGACCTAGTAGCTTATTTTCCTATGTTTCTCCAAACACCGTGAAAAAAAGTGCTACGTCTATGAACGAATCCGTCATCCAGGGGCTAGACATTCAAAAAGAAGCATTGCGAGAAGGAAGTTATTTGCCTATTTTCGGTTCATCTGAGCTTTCTCGTGTGGATCCATTTCATCCTAGTGTTGTTTCTCGAAAATACGATCAAGGTTACACGCCATTTCTACTAGGGCGCCCTGGAACACAAAGTCTAAGTCATTTTCTAGATGTAAATGCTCTCGGAAATGATCTTAAAGGAAAGAAAGTCGCTGTTATCTTATCGCCACAGTGGTTTGGACCAAAAGGTGTTTCAGATCCATCTTTCGGGGCCAATTTTTCTCCGCTTCATGCCTACAAATTTGCTTTAGAGGACACAAAAAATACGCCTGAGCGAAGATATGCTGCCAAAAGATTATTAAGTTTCCAAGTAGTACAAAGCGATTCTACGTTAAAAAACTTATTAGAAAATATAGTTGCCAAAGGGCCTAAAAAACCACATGACAAGGAATTGACTAAATTAGCCGGTAACATTGAACTTAAAATTCTTGAACGTAAAGATGACCTAGAATCCAAAGTTATCGCTGGTTCCAAACAAGAGCGCGTCAGTAAAGGATTAAAAGCCCTTCCTGAAAAACTAGACTATCACCAACTAGATCAGTTAGCAAAAGAAGCTGGCGAAAAAGGAACTGGTCCTAATCCATTTCAAGTGAAAGAAGACTATTACAAAAAGAAAATTCAACCAATCGAAGAAGAACTTAAAAACAGTCGCACAAAATTACGTTATGATCAAGATTCTCCAGAGTATGGCGACTTACAACTACTTATGGATGCCTTCAAAAAAGCTGGCGCTGATGTCATCTTCATCAACCCTCCTATCAATGGAAAATGGGTTGATTATATCGGATTAAATGAACAAGGACTGGAAAACTACTATGCAAAAACAAAACAACAAATTGAAAGTCAAGGTTTTCGTTATTACTCCTTAGAAGACTATCAAAATGAACCTTTCTATTTGGAAGATCCAATCCATTTAAGCTGGCGTGGTTGGGTAAAAATTGATCAAGTTCTCGCTGATTTTGTCCATGACACTGTCCAAACAAACTATGCTCCAACAGCAGACAAGTTTTATAAGAACCATCAGCCCAAAACTGGGCCAAAAAAAATCCAGAAGTAG
- the dltC gene encoding D-alanine--poly(phosphoribitol) ligase subunit DltC, whose protein sequence is MAFRENVLEILEEITETEEVVQNPNIQLFDEGLLDSMATVQLLIEIEEKLEITVPVSEFDRDEWATPEMIITQLEALK, encoded by the coding sequence ATGGCTTTTCGTGAAAATGTATTAGAAATCTTAGAAGAAATTACAGAAACAGAAGAAGTAGTTCAAAATCCAAATATCCAATTATTCGATGAAGGCTTGCTTGACTCAATGGCAACCGTTCAACTTTTAATTGAAATAGAAGAAAAATTAGAAATTACAGTTCCCGTTTCTGAATTCGACCGCGACGAATGGGCAACTCCTGAAATGATTATTACACAACTAGAGGCGCTTAAATAA
- the dltB gene encoding D-alanyl-lipoteichoic acid biosynthesis protein DltB, whose protein sequence is MSTPYGTILYFGVLLLFLFPIIVAGLLGKRLPIYNAFVTLVFLYFLFSASTVQAITFIFFVFWQLALVRLYFHYRQERKMNHGGVFIIAVILSILPLIVSKVVPILGDHVTMVGFLGISYLTFKAAQMIIEIRDNLIKQYNAWDFVNFLLFFPTISSGPIDRFRRFKKDVDNPPSKEAYLALLNRGIFLIFLGFLYKFIIAYLVNKHFVVPLDFAITHHIDTNLSLFGYMYAYSMYLFFDFAGYSAFAVGVSYLLGIQTPMNFNKPFAARNIKEFWNRWHMTLSFWFRDYVFMRFVFWITKKKWFKSKFTVAYLAYFVNFFIMGVWHGLHWYYIVYGLYQATLIVGFDLFERFNKKHKIYPKNKVTYVISVIITFHFVCFGFLIFSGILDKINF, encoded by the coding sequence GTGAGCACACCATACGGTACAATTCTTTATTTTGGTGTACTTCTCTTATTTTTATTTCCTATCATTGTAGCTGGTTTGTTAGGAAAGAGATTACCGATTTATAATGCTTTTGTCACACTTGTATTTTTATACTTTTTATTCTCAGCAAGTACAGTCCAAGCTATTACATTCATTTTCTTCGTCTTTTGGCAACTTGCACTTGTTCGACTTTACTTTCATTACCGGCAAGAACGAAAGATGAATCATGGCGGCGTATTCATTATCGCTGTAATCCTCTCGATTCTTCCATTAATTGTATCGAAAGTCGTACCAATTTTAGGGGATCATGTTACAATGGTTGGTTTCCTAGGAATATCGTACTTAACTTTTAAAGCAGCACAAATGATTATTGAAATACGCGATAACTTAATTAAGCAGTACAACGCATGGGATTTTGTCAATTTCTTACTATTCTTCCCAACTATTTCATCAGGTCCAATTGATCGTTTCCGCCGCTTCAAAAAAGATGTCGATAATCCACCTAGTAAAGAAGCATATTTAGCTTTACTTAATCGAGGAATATTCCTTATTTTCCTTGGATTTCTCTATAAATTCATCATTGCTTACTTGGTGAATAAACATTTCGTTGTTCCCCTAGACTTTGCAATTACACATCATATTGACACAAATTTAAGTTTATTCGGTTATATGTATGCTTATAGTATGTATCTATTCTTTGACTTTGCTGGCTACAGTGCCTTTGCAGTCGGAGTTAGTTACTTGTTGGGTATTCAAACACCAATGAACTTTAACAAACCATTTGCAGCACGAAATATTAAAGAGTTTTGGAATCGTTGGCATATGACGCTTTCTTTCTGGTTCCGAGATTATGTATTCATGCGATTTGTCTTTTGGATAACTAAAAAGAAATGGTTTAAAAGTAAATTTACTGTCGCCTACTTAGCCTATTTTGTTAACTTTTTCATCATGGGTGTGTGGCACGGTCTTCACTGGTATTACATCGTTTACGGCCTTTATCAAGCAACTCTAATTGTTGGATTTGACCTTTTCGAAAGATTCAATAAGAAACATAAAATTTATCCGAAAAATAAGGTGACTTATGTAATTAGTGTCATTATTACGTTCCATTTTGTTTGTTTCGGATTCCTGATATTCTCAGGTATTTTAGATAAAATTAATTTTTAA
- the dltA gene encoding D-alanine--poly(phosphoribitol) ligase subunit DltA, which translates to MTTSIIERIDAWAEKTPDFPCYEYAGTRLSYRELKRQSDALGSFLLENITTDKEKPVIVYGHMSPLMIISFLGAIKSGRAYVPVDVSMPVERIEQIKKAAGPALFICTEELPSGLTITDCPVLNTEKLVDSLQNHLDKVPDPEECVKNDDNYYIIYTSGSTGNPKGVQISQNNLVSFSNWILQDFSLNPGLRFLNQAPYSFDLSVMDLYPCLLSGGTLVPLDKTITANLKDLYHEIPAQNLNVWVSTPSFADLCLLDSSFNQENNPNLSRFLFCGEVLAKKTAYELLDRFPDAVIYNTYGPTEATVAVTQVKITRALLDAYPSLPLGVIKPDMRLHIVDQETGEVVPDGQKGEIILIGASVSKGYLNEPEKTDQVFFDYKGYQAYHTGDSGLIKDGYLFFQGRLDFQIKLHGYRIELEDIENNLKKVSLIKNCAIIPKMKNEKVEMLVAQVIPTPNNFEKEYQLSAAIKKELKEFMPAYMIPRKWIYKTEFPLTMNGKIDRKMLHNEVNK; encoded by the coding sequence ATGACGACAAGTATTATAGAGAGAATTGATGCATGGGCAGAAAAGACACCAGATTTCCCTTGCTATGAATACGCTGGAACACGTCTTTCCTATAGAGAATTGAAGCGCCAATCCGATGCGCTTGGTTCCTTTTTACTTGAAAATATAACAACGGATAAAGAAAAACCTGTTATCGTTTACGGACATATGTCACCACTAATGATTATCTCATTTTTAGGTGCTATCAAATCAGGTCGAGCTTATGTACCAGTTGATGTCTCGATGCCTGTTGAACGAATCGAACAAATCAAAAAAGCAGCAGGCCCAGCGCTATTCATTTGTACAGAAGAATTACCAAGTGGCTTGACTATTACCGATTGCCCAGTTTTAAACACCGAAAAATTAGTAGATTCTTTACAAAACCACTTAGATAAAGTGCCTGATCCAGAAGAATGTGTGAAAAATGATGATAATTACTATATTATTTACACATCTGGAAGCACAGGAAATCCAAAAGGCGTTCAAATTAGTCAAAATAATCTAGTAAGTTTTAGCAACTGGATATTACAAGATTTTTCATTAAATCCAGGACTTCGCTTTTTAAATCAAGCACCGTATTCGTTTGATTTATCCGTAATGGATTTATATCCGTGTTTACTTTCAGGAGGAACACTTGTACCACTTGACAAAACGATAACTGCTAATCTGAAAGACTTATACCATGAAATTCCAGCGCAAAACTTGAATGTATGGGTTTCTACTCCGTCCTTTGCAGACTTATGTTTACTCGATTCGAGTTTCAATCAAGAAAACAATCCGAATTTAAGCCGCTTTTTATTCTGTGGTGAAGTACTTGCAAAAAAAACTGCCTATGAACTTCTAGACCGCTTTCCAGATGCAGTGATTTACAACACGTATGGACCTACAGAAGCAACCGTTGCTGTGACCCAAGTGAAAATCACACGGGCGCTTTTAGATGCTTATCCGAGCTTACCACTTGGCGTCATTAAACCTGATATGAGGCTCCACATTGTTGATCAAGAAACTGGTGAAGTAGTTCCAGATGGTCAAAAAGGAGAAATCATCCTTATTGGCGCAAGTGTTTCTAAAGGCTATTTAAATGAACCAGAAAAAACGGACCAAGTATTCTTTGATTATAAAGGTTATCAAGCTTATCACACAGGCGATTCAGGTTTAATAAAAGACGGTTATCTCTTTTTCCAAGGACGGCTCGATTTCCAAATTAAGCTGCATGGTTATCGAATTGAATTGGAAGATATTGAAAACAATCTAAAGAAGGTAAGTTTAATTAAAAACTGCGCGATTATTCCTAAAATGAAAAACGAAAAAGTAGAAATGTTGGTCGCTCAGGTCATTCCTACTCCTAACAATTTCGAAAAAGAATACCAGCTAAGTGCAGCTATCAAAAAAGAACTAAAAGAATTTATGCCAGCATATATGATCCCAAGGAAATGGATTTACAAGACAGAATTCCCCCTTACAATGAATGGCAAAATTGATCGTAAAATGCTGCATAACGAGGTTAACAAGTGA
- a CDS encoding teichoic acid D-Ala incorporation-associated protein DltX, which yields MNKIKLFLHHPATIFTLKTCFYFAILLGLLWFYGFKNPEGAKFIYNEF from the coding sequence ATGAATAAAATAAAACTATTTCTGCATCATCCGGCAACTATTTTTACTTTAAAGACTTGTTTCTATTTTGCAATATTGCTTGGATTACTATGGTTTTATGGCTTCAAAAACCCTGAAGGTGCTAAATTTATTTACAATGAATTTTAA
- the rpiA gene encoding ribose-5-phosphate isomerase RpiA, which produces MMNQKKIAGEKACEWIKPGMVVGLGTGSTVYYTIEKLGEMVQAGLNITGVATSEQTAEQARKWKIPLKSLNDVLEIDVTIDGADEVDGKFQGIKGGGGALLREKMVAEASLLNIWVVGEDKLVPTLGKFPLPLEVIPFGWKQVKRILEKQGVQTKLRKQDDDEIYQTNNGNYILDVINQTFSNLIKWQERLMQIPGVVEQGLFLNYVDIVICGRENGEIEVKKK; this is translated from the coding sequence ATGATGAATCAGAAAAAAATTGCTGGAGAAAAAGCCTGTGAATGGATTAAACCTGGTATGGTGGTTGGACTTGGGACCGGAAGTACGGTTTATTATACGATTGAGAAATTAGGTGAAATGGTACAAGCTGGTTTAAACATTACTGGTGTTGCTACCTCTGAACAAACAGCGGAGCAGGCTAGAAAATGGAAAATTCCTTTGAAATCGTTAAATGATGTACTAGAAATAGATGTAACGATTGATGGGGCAGATGAGGTAGATGGGAAATTTCAAGGGATAAAAGGCGGCGGAGGGGCGCTTTTACGTGAAAAAATGGTCGCAGAAGCTAGTTTGTTGAATATTTGGGTAGTTGGTGAAGATAAGCTGGTACCGACGCTTGGAAAGTTTCCCTTGCCACTAGAAGTAATTCCATTTGGATGGAAACAAGTCAAACGAATTCTTGAAAAACAAGGAGTTCAAACTAAATTGCGTAAACAAGACGATGATGAAATTTATCAAACTAATAACGGTAATTATATTTTAGATGTTATCAATCAAACTTTTTCTAATCTTATAAAGTGGCAAGAAAGATTAATGCAAATTCCAGGTGTAGTAGAGCAGGGGTTATTTTTAAATTATGTAGACATTGTTATTTGTGGGAGAGAAAATGGCGAGATAGAAGTCAAAAAAAAATAG
- a CDS encoding GNAT family N-acetyltransferase: protein MTVKKVTDEIGKQAALKIRNDVFVIEQQVDPALEWDEFDEMDSVVMFVDYSDDGIPLATGRFREQDGYGKVERICTQKMARGTGSGRRIMEAIELEARKHGLTKLKLGAQLTAIPFYEKLGYETCSDVFLDANIEHKEMKKILS, encoded by the coding sequence TTGACAGTAAAGAAAGTAACAGACGAAATCGGTAAACAAGCCGCCTTAAAAATTAGAAATGATGTTTTTGTTATTGAGCAACAGGTTGATCCAGCGCTAGAATGGGACGAATTTGATGAAATGGATTCCGTTGTCATGTTTGTTGATTATTCAGACGATGGCATTCCCCTTGCAACAGGTAGATTTCGCGAGCAAGATGGGTACGGTAAAGTAGAACGCATTTGCACACAAAAAATGGCTCGTGGTACTGGTAGTGGACGTCGAATTATGGAAGCAATCGAACTAGAAGCAAGAAAGCATGGTTTAACAAAGCTAAAACTCGGCGCCCAGTTAACAGCCATCCCCTTTTACGAAAAGCTCGGCTACGAAACTTGTTCTGATGTTTTTCTAGATGCGAATATCGAGCATAAAGAAATGAAAAAAATATTATCATAA
- a CDS encoding alpha/beta hydrolase, translating into MTAHKMFDEKFYSKTLGEDLDLIICLPPDFSPLYKYPLFIVQDGKDYFQFGKLARQSEELALTEQIQKAIFIGIPYKNVMDRREKYHPDGKQNDAYIRFLAFELVPYLEKRFPSFQMPTSRFLMGDSLGASVSLKAALLFPFTFGNVILHSPYVDEAMLTLAEKVDPSKVKIYHIIGDQETAVETTGNEVLDFLSPNKSLEQILTSRGFDYYFQVFNGDHRWKYWQPFIKESLQFMLPVNTFDLESMRA; encoded by the coding sequence ATGACAGCTCACAAAATGTTCGATGAGAAATTTTATAGTAAAACACTAGGAGAGGATCTTGACTTAATTATTTGCTTACCACCAGATTTTTCTCCACTGTACAAATACCCACTTTTTATCGTACAAGACGGCAAAGATTATTTTCAATTCGGAAAATTAGCTCGACAATCAGAAGAACTCGCGCTAACTGAACAAATTCAAAAGGCCATTTTCATTGGTATTCCTTACAAAAATGTAATGGATCGTCGGGAAAAATATCACCCGGATGGGAAACAAAATGATGCCTATATAAGGTTCTTAGCATTTGAACTCGTTCCTTATCTTGAAAAACGCTTTCCTTCTTTCCAAATGCCAACTAGCAGGTTCCTGATGGGGGATTCACTAGGCGCATCTGTCTCATTAAAAGCTGCCCTCTTATTCCCTTTCACTTTCGGTAATGTGATTTTACATTCTCCTTATGTAGATGAGGCAATGCTAACGCTAGCCGAAAAAGTAGATCCTTCCAAAGTAAAAATTTATCATATTATTGGTGACCAAGAAACCGCTGTCGAAACAACAGGCAATGAAGTACTTGATTTTCTTTCACCGAATAAATCATTAGAACAAATTTTGACCTCACGAGGGTTTGATTATTATTTCCAGGTATTTAATGGCGATCATCGCTGGAAATACTGGCAGCCTTTCATCAAAGAATCACTTCAATTTATGCTTCCAGTGAATACATTTGACTTAGAAAGCATGCGTGCATAA
- a CDS encoding branched-chain amino acid aminotransferase, with translation MSKDIDWSNLGFSYIKTDKRYISYWKDGEWDEGTLTEDNTLHISEGSTALHYGQQCFEGLKAYRCKDGSINLFRPDRNAARIQKSCERLLMPYIPTEKFIDACMQVVKANEAFVPPYGSGATLYLRPFVIGVGDNIGVHAAPEYIFSIFCSPVGPYFKGGMAPTNFIVSDYDRAAPNGTGAAKVGGNYAASLLPGKNAQARKFGDCIYLDPATHTKIEEVGAANFFGITKENKFITPYSPSILPSITKYSLLYLAEHRLGLEVEEGDVFIDKLDDFKEAGACGTAAVITPIGGIQTKDDFHVFYSETEVGPVTKRLFDELSGIQFGDIEAPENWIYKVK, from the coding sequence ATGAGTAAAGATATTGACTGGAGCAATTTAGGATTTAGTTATATTAAAACAGACAAACGTTACATTTCTTATTGGAAAGACGGAGAATGGGACGAAGGTACGTTAACGGAAGATAATACACTACATATTAGTGAAGGTTCGACAGCGCTTCATTACGGACAACAATGTTTTGAAGGTTTAAAAGCTTATCGTTGCAAGGATGGTTCGATTAATCTTTTCCGCCCAGATCGTAATGCTGCTCGAATTCAAAAAAGCTGTGAGCGTTTATTAATGCCATATATCCCAACAGAAAAATTTATTGATGCTTGTATGCAAGTAGTGAAGGCAAATGAAGCGTTTGTACCACCATATGGTTCAGGAGCAACACTTTATTTACGTCCTTTTGTTATCGGTGTGGGAGATAATATTGGAGTTCATGCGGCACCGGAATATATTTTCTCGATTTTTTGTTCACCAGTAGGACCCTATTTCAAAGGTGGCATGGCTCCGACGAACTTTATTGTTTCTGATTATGACCGTGCCGCTCCAAATGGAACAGGTGCAGCAAAAGTTGGTGGGAACTATGCGGCTAGTTTGTTGCCAGGGAAAAATGCACAAGCTCGTAAATTTGGTGATTGTATTTATCTTGATCCTGCAACACATACGAAAATTGAAGAAGTAGGAGCAGCAAATTTCTTTGGTATTACAAAAGAGAATAAATTTATCACACCATATTCTCCTTCGATTCTACCAAGTATTACAAAATATTCATTGCTTTATCTTGCAGAGCATCGTTTGGGACTTGAAGTAGAGGAAGGCGATGTATTTATTGATAAACTAGATGACTTCAAAGAGGCTGGAGCATGCGGGACAGCTGCTGTTATTACACCAATTGGCGGAATTCAAACGAAAGATGATTTCCACGTTTTCTACAGTGAAACAGAGGTAGGTCCGGTAACTAAAAGGTTATTCGATGAACTTTCTGGAATTCAATTTGGAGATATAGAAGCTCCGGAAAATTGGATTTATAAAGTAAAATAA